From Candidatus Manganitrophus morganii, the proteins below share one genomic window:
- a CDS encoding ORF6N domain-containing protein: MPRKKQNPTNDLLEPLILTIRGQRVILDADLARLYDLPTYRFNEAFKRNRKRFPDDFAFQLTKAEYANLRSQIVISSSEPADSQGDIPNSSQIAMSSSLHRGAAYRPWAFTEHGALMAANILRSKRAVEMSIFVVRAFVRLREQIAANAAILKRLAEIDKTLLEHDHALGTIWHKLQPLLQPPPDPPKRRLGFRKDDP; the protein is encoded by the coding sequence ATGCCCAGAAAAAAACAGAATCCAACGAACGACCTGCTGGAGCCGCTGATCTTAACGATCCGCGGACAGCGGGTGATTTTAGACGCCGACCTGGCGCGGCTCTATGACCTGCCGACGTATCGTTTTAACGAAGCTTTTAAACGTAATAGGAAACGATTCCCGGATGATTTTGCCTTCCAACTCACAAAGGCCGAGTATGCCAACTTGAGGTCGCAAATTGTGATCTCAAGTTCGGAACCTGCAGATTCACAAGGGGATATTCCGAACTCATCGCAAATTGCGATGAGTTCCAGCCTCCATCGTGGCGCGGCTTATCGCCCCTGGGCCTTCACCGAACATGGCGCGCTGATGGCGGCGAACATCCTTCGCAGCAAACGGGCGGTCGAGATGAGCATCTTTGTGGTGCGCGCTTTCGTGCGGCTGCGGGAGCAAATTGCGGCCAACGCCGCCATTCTCAAGCGGCTGGCGGAAATCGACAAGACCCTTCTGGAGCATGACCATGCCCTCGGCACGATCTGGCACAAGCTCCAACCGCTCTTGCAGCCGCCGCCCGACCCGCCGAAGCGGCGCCTCGGCTTTCGTAAGGATGACCCATGA
- the glgX gene encoding glycogen debranching protein GlgX: MKIKLCPGHPYPLGATWDGEGTNFALFSENATAVELILYDEVYAKKAAAVIRLREQTDQVWHGYLPGIGPGQLYGYRVYGPYQPEQGHRFNPAKLLIDPYAKAISGNIQWSDLLFPYPLGNPDQDLKKDDRNDGASVPKSVVIDTTFDWGDDRLLRTPWHKTIIYEVHVKGFTAQHPEIDERIRGTYAGLASEPAIRYLKELGITAVELLPVHHHVDDMYLIEKGLSNYWGYNSIGFFAPDVRYAASNERGSQVGEFKRMVKALHAAGIEVILDVVYNHTAEGNHLGPTLSFRGIDNLAYYKTVPDQPRYYMDYTGTGNSMNMNHPRTLQLIMDSLRYFVNEMHVDGFRFDLASTLARELHDVDRLAAFFDIIHQDPVLSQVKLIAEPWDVGEGGYQVGNFPVLWTEWNGKYRDAVRRYWRGDDSLITEMGWRLAGSGDLYQHNGRRPYASINFITAHDGFTLNDLVSYNEKHNIANGEENRDGINENDSWNCGAEGPTDDPGVVALREQQKRNFLATLFLSQGVPMLLGGDEVSRTQQGNNNTYCQDNPLSWHHWEWSGRQRDLLVFTKKLIRLRHEHPIFRRRKYFSGRKIHGAGVKDISWYRPDGEEMTETEWNTFFVKVLGLRLIGEELDETDRHGDPIRDDAFLILMNAHHEPIEFTLPKEPAPQLWEICIDTAAPDREPERFKSGESFSLPGRALVLFKRADL, from the coding sequence ATGAAAATCAAACTCTGCCCGGGCCACCCCTACCCCCTGGGGGCCACCTGGGACGGCGAAGGGACCAACTTCGCCCTTTTCTCCGAAAACGCCACCGCCGTCGAGCTCATCCTGTATGACGAAGTCTACGCGAAGAAAGCCGCCGCCGTGATCCGCCTGCGCGAGCAGACCGATCAGGTCTGGCACGGCTATCTCCCCGGCATCGGCCCGGGACAGCTTTACGGATACCGCGTCTATGGACCCTACCAGCCGGAACAGGGACACCGATTCAATCCGGCCAAGCTCCTGATCGATCCTTACGCCAAGGCGATTTCCGGGAACATTCAATGGAGCGATCTCCTCTTCCCCTATCCGTTGGGGAACCCCGACCAAGATCTGAAAAAAGACGATCGGAACGACGGGGCTTCCGTCCCGAAAAGTGTCGTGATCGACACCACTTTTGATTGGGGCGACGACCGCCTGCTTCGGACCCCGTGGCATAAAACGATTATCTACGAAGTCCACGTCAAAGGGTTCACGGCGCAGCATCCGGAAATCGACGAGCGGATTCGGGGAACCTATGCCGGGCTCGCCTCGGAACCGGCGATCCGTTATCTCAAAGAGCTCGGGATCACGGCGGTGGAGCTGTTGCCGGTCCATCATCATGTCGATGATATGTATCTGATCGAAAAAGGGCTCTCGAATTACTGGGGATACAACAGCATCGGCTTCTTCGCCCCCGACGTCCGCTACGCCGCCTCGAACGAGCGCGGGAGCCAGGTCGGAGAATTCAAGCGGATGGTAAAAGCCCTTCATGCCGCCGGAATCGAAGTGATCCTCGATGTCGTCTACAATCACACCGCGGAGGGAAACCATCTCGGCCCGACCCTCTCCTTCCGCGGCATCGACAACCTCGCCTACTATAAAACCGTTCCCGACCAGCCGCGCTACTACATGGACTACACCGGGACCGGAAACAGCATGAACATGAATCACCCCCGGACGTTGCAGCTGATCATGGACTCGCTCCGCTACTTCGTCAACGAGATGCATGTCGACGGCTTCCGTTTCGATCTCGCCTCTACGCTCGCGCGGGAGCTGCACGACGTCGATCGGCTCGCCGCCTTCTTCGACATCATCCATCAAGACCCGGTCCTCTCCCAGGTCAAGCTGATCGCCGAGCCGTGGGACGTCGGCGAGGGGGGCTACCAGGTCGGCAACTTCCCGGTCCTCTGGACCGAGTGGAACGGGAAGTACCGCGACGCCGTCCGGCGCTACTGGCGGGGCGACGACAGCCTCATCACCGAAATGGGATGGCGGCTCGCCGGATCGGGCGATCTCTATCAACACAACGGGCGGCGGCCGTATGCCAGCATCAATTTCATCACCGCGCACGACGGCTTCACGTTAAACGACCTGGTCAGCTACAACGAGAAACACAACATCGCCAACGGAGAGGAGAACCGGGACGGGATCAACGAAAACGACAGTTGGAATTGCGGGGCGGAGGGGCCGACCGACGATCCGGGGGTTGTTGCGCTGCGGGAGCAGCAGAAGCGGAACTTTCTGGCGACCCTCTTCCTCTCCCAGGGGGTCCCGATGCTCCTCGGGGGGGACGAGGTGAGCCGGACCCAACAGGGGAACAACAACACCTACTGCCAGGACAACCCCCTCTCCTGGCACCATTGGGAGTGGAGCGGCCGCCAGCGCGACCTCCTGGTATTCACGAAGAAGCTGATCCGCCTTCGCCATGAGCACCCGATCTTCCGGCGGAGGAAATATTTCTCCGGGCGGAAGATCCACGGCGCCGGCGTCAAAGACATCTCCTGGTACCGGCCCGACGGAGAAGAAATGACCGAAACCGAATGGAATACCTTTTTCGTAAAGGTCTTGGGACTTCGTCTGATCGGGGAAGAGCTGGATGAAACCGACCGGCATGGCGATCCGATCCGCGACGACGCCTTTCTCATTTTGATGAACGCCCATCACGAGCCGATTGAATTTACTCTTCCGAAAGAGCCGGCCCCCCAGCTCTGGGAGATCTGCATCGACACCGCCGCCCCCGATCGGGAGCCGGAGCGTTTTAAAAGCGGCGAATCTTTTTCCCTTCCGGGACGGGCGTTGGTGTTGTTCAAACGGGCGGACTTATAG
- a CDS encoding peptidyl-prolyl cis-trans isomerase SurA, protein MKSSFTKRYSWIAAAIVLASANLAWGGAIIDRIVAVVNREVITQSELDEAAQALKKARLADPAALSPTGEPGNPNSNLQRDLLNQMIEQKLFQQEAKKSGIRVSDAELDLALKDIEERNRFPSREALKQAVTQENVPWEKYVDDLRNQLTVLKLMNRAIDSNLLITDTEVRAYYDAHPEAFQLPEQIRLKQILIRIPEGASTEVIERKRQRAEQVLAEARKGEEFIQLVEKYSDGSERRAGGDLGAFKKGDLTPEIDRVIFSLKDGDVSPVIQTGLGFHLFKVQVPSDLQKQSFEKVKKEIEEKLLNEKRTALRQKWVDELWGRSFVEVK, encoded by the coding sequence ATGAAGAGCTCCTTCACAAAGCGCTATAGTTGGATCGCGGCGGCGATCGTGCTCGCCTCGGCGAACCTCGCCTGGGGGGGGGCGATCATCGACCGGATCGTGGCGGTGGTGAACCGGGAGGTCATCACGCAGAGCGAGCTCGATGAGGCGGCCCAAGCGCTTAAAAAGGCCCGGTTGGCCGATCCCGCCGCGCTGAGCCCCACCGGGGAGCCGGGGAACCCTAATTCGAACTTGCAGCGCGACCTGCTAAATCAAATGATCGAGCAGAAGCTCTTTCAACAGGAGGCGAAAAAGAGCGGGATTCGCGTCAGCGACGCCGAGTTGGATCTTGCCTTGAAGGACATCGAAGAGCGGAACCGCTTCCCGAGCCGGGAAGCGCTCAAACAGGCGGTCACGCAAGAAAACGTGCCGTGGGAGAAATACGTCGACGACCTTCGAAACCAATTGACTGTTCTCAAACTGATGAATCGCGCGATCGATTCCAATCTCCTGATCACCGACACCGAAGTTCGCGCCTACTACGACGCGCATCCCGAAGCGTTCCAGCTTCCCGAGCAGATCCGCCTGAAACAGATCCTGATCCGCATTCCGGAAGGGGCTTCGACAGAGGTGATCGAGCGGAAGCGGCAGAGAGCGGAGCAAGTCCTGGCCGAAGCGCGGAAGGGGGAGGAGTTCATTCAGCTCGTCGAAAAATACAGCGACGGCTCCGAGCGGCGCGCCGGCGGCGATCTTGGCGCGTTTAAGAAGGGCGATTTGACCCCGGAAATCGATCGGGTCATCTTCAGCCTGAAGGACGGCGACGTCAGCCCCGTCATTCAAACCGGCCTCGGCTTTCACCTCTTCAAAGTGCAGGTCCCCTCGGATTTACAGAAACAGTCCTTTGAGAAGGTCAAAAAAGAGATCGAGGAAAAACTCCTCAACGAGAAGCGGACGGCCCTTCGGCAAAAGTGGGTCGATGAACTCTGGGGCCGGTCGTTTGTAGAGGTGAAGTAA
- a CDS encoding hemerythrin domain-containing protein, whose translation MTGPLYRFFIDDHRRLEDLLNRAAADPVQVEPASYEAFRRGLLKHIGMEEKILFPAAQQARGGAPLPTAEKLRLDHGALATLLVPHPSPQIIAAIRAILADHNVIEESPGGLYEICEQLAGEHLDDLLQKVRSAPDVSAMPHKSDPNVFEVLRRVLTRAGYNFDDYADHPRR comes from the coding sequence ATGACGGGACCCCTTTACCGATTCTTCATCGATGACCACCGGCGGCTGGAAGACCTGCTGAATCGCGCGGCCGCCGACCCGGTCCAAGTGGAGCCCGCTTCGTACGAGGCATTCCGCCGAGGTCTTCTCAAACATATCGGCATGGAGGAAAAGATTCTCTTTCCGGCCGCGCAGCAAGCGCGCGGCGGCGCGCCGCTTCCGACGGCGGAAAAGCTTCGACTCGACCACGGCGCCCTCGCCACCCTCCTGGTCCCGCATCCCTCTCCTCAGATCATCGCCGCGATCCGGGCGATTTTAGCCGATCACAACGTCATCGAAGAATCACCGGGAGGCTTGTATGAGATCTGCGAGCAGCTCGCGGGGGAGCACCTTGATGATCTCCTGCAAAAAGTCCGAAGCGCGCCGGACGTCTCGGCGATGCCTCACAAGAGCGATCCTAACGTCTTCGAGGTTCTCCGCCGCGTTCTTACGAGAGCCGGATACAACTTCGACGATTACGCCGATCATCCGCGGAGATAA
- the yihA gene encoding ribosome biogenesis GTP-binding protein YihA/YsxC, giving the protein MKLTSVEYIKGCVAIEDCPKEPLPEIAFVGRSNVGKSSLINSLLGRKIAYVSSTPGKTQLIHFFKINRNFFLVDLPGYGYAKAPLSVRMQWGPMIETYLTKRKQLKGIVLLIDLRHPTVFLDQEMKKWLDHFQVPTLYAATKADKIGRNQRKEQIEAVKASFGISDVIVTSAESKEGKDLLWKEVERVVLGQGEH; this is encoded by the coding sequence ATGAAATTGACTTCGGTGGAATATATCAAAGGGTGTGTCGCGATCGAGGATTGTCCCAAGGAGCCGCTTCCGGAGATCGCTTTCGTCGGGCGATCGAATGTCGGGAAGTCGTCCTTGATCAATTCTCTGTTGGGGCGGAAGATCGCCTATGTCTCCTCCACGCCGGGGAAGACGCAGCTGATTCATTTTTTCAAGATCAACCGGAATTTTTTTCTCGTCGATCTTCCCGGCTACGGCTACGCCAAGGCGCCGTTGTCGGTGCGGATGCAGTGGGGGCCGATGATCGAGACCTATCTGACGAAGCGGAAGCAGCTGAAGGGGATCGTCCTCTTGATCGACCTCCGCCACCCGACCGTCTTCCTCGATCAGGAGATGAAGAAGTGGCTCGACCACTTTCAGGTGCCGACCCTTTATGCGGCGACGAAGGCCGACAAGATCGGGCGGAATCAGAGAAAGGAGCAGATCGAGGCGGTGAAGGCTTCATTCGGGATTTCCGACGTCATCGTGACCTCGGCGGAAAGTAAAGAAGGGAAGGATCTTCTTTGGAAAGAGGTGGAGCGGGTGGTGTTAGGACAGGGAGAACATTGA
- a CDS encoding DEAD/DEAH box helicase family protein, producing MIALKEYQERVLDSLRDFFRQCAKEGRPEAAFQAVQARNGRPPAPYIPVQASGLLPGMPYVCLRVPTGGGKTLLACYATGLAMRELMHADRAVILWLVPSNTILDQTADALRDPRHPYRRALELACGPVEVVKIQEALHLSRATIEGQTVVIVATIQSFRVEDTTGRKVYDQNGAFSEHLLNLPADRLADLFPGADGKPKPSLVNMLRLRRPIIIVDEAHNARTPLSFSTLGNVLPSCIVEFTATPAREGPSPSNVLHHVSAAELKAGKMVKLPLRVITRHPSQRDQLLAEAITLRNDLERLAVAEAQMTGEYLRPILLIQAERVDMCEPLRDRLVSEFGVEKDRVKISVGTLDELPAADEIKSPKCPVRVIITVQKLREGWDCPFAYVLCSLKETRSARAIEQIVGRILRLPEAQEKRHPDLNCAYAFSVSDSIVEVLAELRDALESNGFTAAEAERIIIPVAQGTLPLGAYPKTVQVSPAEIDAAVAQAQVEALDGKARVDAVKGEVTVLVPLDQDEEEKLASCMKTPEAKNKVREIVTLVREAEKAFGGSGETRAPSPYERQIDFIVPLLCVSENGRLFEFESTFLLEHSWKLSEKDASLPVGYHPLHRPAGEGGVVDVGQKGEVQTSIASESETDFVSTLHQQVFALGDAGDWTIEGLVGWLDSHIDHKDIPMGESAEFLRKALRGLMAKFGVDDVSALALDRFRLRDEIEARIQHYREAEKKSAFQLFLLPESPLTVGDNRALNFKTMIYEPSWLYEGGFQFKKHYFGLKPGELSEKTTAGESTEEFRCAQFIEQLPEIKFWVRNLPRKAASFRLLTSKDWFYPDFLCQLIDGRVLAVEYKGKHLYDTADSEEKRAVGAVWAARSGGRCLFVMPTEGDFSEIKKVVRPR from the coding sequence ATGATCGCCTTGAAAGAGTATCAAGAGCGCGTCCTCGACTCCCTTCGGGATTTCTTCCGGCAATGCGCGAAGGAAGGACGGCCCGAAGCGGCGTTCCAGGCGGTGCAGGCTCGTAACGGCCGGCCGCCGGCGCCTTACATTCCGGTCCAGGCGTCCGGTCTTCTGCCGGGAATGCCTTACGTCTGCCTGCGGGTGCCGACGGGCGGGGGGAAAACATTGCTGGCCTGTTATGCGACAGGGCTCGCGATGCGCGAGTTGATGCACGCCGACCGAGCCGTCATCCTCTGGCTGGTGCCGAGCAACACGATTCTCGATCAAACCGCCGACGCGTTGCGCGACCCGCGCCACCCCTACCGCCGCGCGCTGGAGTTGGCCTGCGGCCCGGTGGAAGTCGTCAAGATTCAGGAAGCGCTGCACCTCTCGCGCGCGACCATAGAGGGACAGACGGTCGTCATCGTCGCGACGATTCAATCCTTCCGTGTCGAAGACACCACGGGGCGGAAGGTCTACGACCAGAACGGCGCGTTCTCGGAGCATCTGCTGAATCTGCCCGCCGACAGGCTGGCCGACCTGTTTCCCGGCGCGGACGGAAAACCGAAACCGTCGCTGGTGAACATGCTGCGGCTGCGCCGGCCGATCATCATCGTAGACGAGGCGCACAATGCGCGCACCCCGCTTTCTTTCTCCACGCTCGGCAACGTGCTTCCATCGTGCATCGTCGAGTTTACCGCAACCCCCGCTCGGGAGGGACCCAGCCCGTCGAACGTGCTGCACCACGTCTCGGCGGCGGAGTTGAAGGCGGGTAAGATGGTGAAACTTCCTCTGCGGGTCATCACTCGACATCCGAGCCAGCGCGATCAACTCCTGGCGGAGGCGATCACCCTTCGCAATGATCTGGAGAGATTGGCAGTGGCCGAAGCGCAAATGACGGGCGAGTACCTACGGCCGATTCTCCTCATTCAAGCGGAACGTGTAGATATGTGCGAGCCGCTGCGGGATCGATTGGTGAGCGAGTTCGGCGTTGAAAAAGATCGGGTGAAGATCTCCGTCGGTACGCTCGACGAACTTCCGGCGGCCGATGAGATCAAATCGCCGAAGTGCCCGGTGCGCGTCATCATCACGGTGCAAAAACTCCGCGAGGGATGGGATTGCCCGTTTGCTTACGTTCTGTGCAGCCTCAAAGAAACACGCTCGGCCAGAGCGATTGAGCAGATCGTCGGGCGCATTCTTCGCCTTCCGGAGGCGCAGGAAAAGCGCCACCCCGACCTCAACTGCGCTTATGCCTTCTCTGTGTCCGATTCGATTGTGGAGGTGCTTGCCGAGTTGCGCGATGCGTTGGAGAGCAACGGCTTCACCGCGGCCGAGGCGGAGCGGATCATCATCCCCGTTGCCCAAGGCACCCTGCCGCTTGGGGCCTATCCAAAGACGGTACAGGTCTCGCCGGCGGAGATCGACGCAGCCGTGGCGCAGGCGCAGGTGGAAGCGTTGGATGGGAAGGCGAGGGTCGATGCCGTAAAAGGCGAAGTTACGGTGCTGGTGCCGCTCGATCAGGACGAGGAGGAAAAGCTCGCCAGTTGCATGAAGACGCCCGAAGCCAAGAACAAAGTCCGTGAGATCGTGACGCTGGTGCGCGAGGCGGAGAAGGCGTTCGGCGGAAGCGGGGAAACACGCGCGCCGTCGCCCTATGAACGGCAGATCGACTTCATCGTGCCGCTCCTTTGCGTCAGCGAGAACGGGAGGCTGTTCGAGTTCGAGAGCACGTTTCTGCTGGAGCATTCGTGGAAGCTCAGTGAGAAGGATGCCTCGCTCCCTGTCGGCTATCACCCCCTGCATCGCCCGGCCGGGGAAGGCGGGGTTGTCGATGTCGGCCAAAAAGGGGAGGTGCAGACGAGCATCGCATCAGAAAGCGAAACCGATTTCGTATCGACGCTCCACCAACAGGTGTTTGCGCTCGGAGACGCCGGCGACTGGACGATCGAAGGGCTGGTTGGATGGCTCGACAGCCACATCGATCACAAAGACATTCCGATGGGCGAATCGGCGGAATTTTTGAGGAAGGCCCTCCGCGGCCTCATGGCTAAGTTTGGCGTGGACGACGTGAGCGCGCTTGCGCTCGATCGCTTTCGCCTGCGCGACGAAATCGAAGCCCGCATTCAGCACTATCGGGAAGCCGAGAAGAAGAGCGCGTTTCAGTTGTTCTTGCTGCCCGAATCTCCATTGACTGTCGGCGACAATCGCGCGCTCAATTTCAAGACAATGATCTATGAACCGAGTTGGCTCTACGAAGGGGGCTTTCAATTCAAGAAGCACTATTTCGGGCTGAAACCTGGTGAACTGAGCGAAAAGACAACGGCCGGCGAGTCGACGGAGGAGTTCCGATGCGCGCAGTTCATAGAACAACTTCCGGAAATAAAATTCTGGGTGCGAAACCTTCCTCGAAAAGCCGCATCGTTTCGCCTGCTGACCTCAAAGGACTGGTTTTATCCGGACTTTCTCTGCCAATTGATCGACGGCCGCGTCCTCGCGGTAGAATACAAAGGGAAACATCTCTACGATACGGCCGATTCCGAAGAAAAACGTGCCGTCGGAGCGGTGTGGGCGGCGCGGAGCGGCGGACGCTGTTTGTTCGTCATGCCGACGGAGGGTGACTTTTCAGAGATTAAGAAAGTGGTCAGGCCGCGGTGA
- a CDS encoding DUF4157 domain-containing protein produces MDRYTCKQNQTNKTDPAAKSRKPSSASRHPINPIVNLQRTAGNRAVQRLFRAHAQTAPLPAGIRVSTPEDRSERDADRVAEEILRTPASPSGLKQDQAPRTQTGLGSLSAGHPLPDSVRTFFEPRFGHNFSAVRVHTDATAAQSAASLNARAFTLGRDIVFGSREYAPGTEAGRRLLAHELTHVIQQNTASEPGVVQRQPVCETSVPETTIDVYVVELPGATRDASADIARANAIWHQCSININMVGGESWATDVLDRDAPTGILNAPSGTVRPLTTEETEMTGHKPGGAGAIHTYYVPGFSGPKVAQAFWPAQHGDQVVVIGNNARTDSFAHEIGHVLLDHGNHEPDADNLMASGGIRNVGVDKLECRQCR; encoded by the coding sequence ATGGATAGATACACCTGCAAACAAAACCAAACGAATAAAACCGATCCGGCCGCGAAATCCCGAAAACCTTCCTCCGCCTCCCGTCATCCGATCAACCCGATTGTCAATTTACAACGGACCGCGGGAAACCGGGCCGTGCAACGGCTCTTCCGCGCTCACGCTCAGACGGCCCCCCTCCCCGCCGGCATCAGGGTAAGCACACCGGAGGATCGGTCGGAGCGGGACGCCGATCGCGTTGCAGAAGAAATCCTCCGGACACCGGCGTCGCCTTCCGGTCTGAAACAGGACCAAGCCCCCCGAACACAAACGGGCCTCGGGTCTCTCTCCGCCGGACACCCCCTTCCCGATTCTGTTCGGACCTTTTTTGAACCCCGATTCGGTCACAACTTCAGCGCGGTCCGCGTTCACACCGACGCCACTGCCGCTCAGTCTGCCGCGTCGCTAAATGCCCGCGCCTTCACGCTCGGTCGCGACATCGTCTTCGGTTCGCGGGAGTATGCTCCCGGAACGGAAGCGGGCCGCCGGCTGCTCGCCCATGAGCTAACACATGTCATACAGCAAAACACCGCCTCGGAGCCTGGCGTTGTCCAGCGGCAGCCGGTTTGCGAAACCAGCGTCCCGGAGACCACGATCGATGTCTACGTCGTCGAGCTCCCCGGCGCCACCCGCGACGCCTCCGCCGACATCGCCCGCGCCAACGCCATTTGGCATCAGTGCTCGATCAACATCAACATGGTCGGCGGCGAATCGTGGGCAACCGATGTCTTGGACCGGGACGCCCCGACCGGCATTCTGAACGCCCCCTCCGGCACCGTCCGCCCGCTGACCACAGAGGAGACCGAGATGACCGGCCACAAACCGGGGGGCGCCGGCGCGATCCATACCTATTACGTCCCCGGCTTCTCCGGACCGAAGGTCGCCCAAGCTTTTTGGCCGGCGCAGCATGGCGATCAGGTGGTCGTGATCGGCAACAACGCCCGGACCGATTCCTTCGCCCACGAAATCGGCCACGTCCTCCTCGACCATGGAAACCACGAACCGGACGCCGACAACCTGATGGCGAGCGGGGGCATTCGAAACGTCGGGGTCGATAAATTGGAATGTCGGCAGTGCCGGTAA
- a CDS encoding site-specific DNA-methyltransferase yields the protein MPTLNWIGKEAVVNHHRHVPFHLLKDVPDLACGKPGDGNLIVQGDNLVALKALLPYYAGQVKCIYIDPPYNTGNEGWVYNDNVNSPVIREWLGRTVGKEGETLDRHDRWLCMMYPRLALLRQFLCEDGAIFISIDDNESPNLIQICDEIFGIQNRVLQGVWIKRVSPANDAKYFSSDHEFIVIYAKHKDLWRPQKLTRTEKQLENYRNPDNDPRGPWNSVTYTCNKSADERPNLYHGITNPNTGKVIWPKKTAVWKYDAARHRENELSGLVWWGAGGTARMPRLKRFLHEMGDVVPRSFFHYDDTGHTQEARSELLEVLPDCPFTTPKTSRLIRRIIELATNPGDLVLDSFAGSGTTGHAVLSLNHLALNEGPRRFILVEMEKKIASEVTAERVRRVTEGYTNAKGERVEGLGGGFRYCELGEPLFDENGKIRETVGFADLARHVYFSETGEPLPRERVNKSPFLGACRGVGIYLLYNGILGDQSANGGNVLTRAVLAQLPPFDGQKVIYCAGCLLGRDRLQAERIIIRQTPYEIKVS from the coding sequence ATGCCGACATTAAATTGGATCGGGAAAGAGGCGGTGGTGAATCACCACCGGCACGTTCCCTTTCATCTGCTCAAAGACGTTCCCGACCTCGCCTGCGGCAAGCCGGGCGACGGCAATCTCATCGTTCAAGGAGACAACCTCGTCGCGCTCAAGGCGCTTCTCCCCTACTATGCCGGACAGGTCAAGTGCATCTACATCGATCCTCCTTACAACACGGGGAACGAGGGCTGGGTCTATAACGACAATGTGAACAGCCCGGTCATCCGCGAATGGCTTGGGAGAACCGTCGGAAAAGAAGGTGAAACGCTCGACCGGCACGACCGTTGGCTCTGCATGATGTATCCGCGGCTTGCTCTGCTCCGGCAGTTCCTTTGTGAAGATGGAGCAATCTTCATCAGCATTGATGATAACGAGAGTCCAAACCTTATCCAGATTTGTGATGAGATTTTTGGGATTCAGAACCGCGTGCTTCAAGGCGTTTGGATAAAGCGCGTTTCTCCTGCGAATGATGCGAAATACTTCAGCAGTGACCATGAATTCATAGTCATTTACGCGAAACATAAAGACCTATGGCGACCACAAAAACTAACACGTACCGAGAAACAACTGGAAAACTACAGAAATCCCGATAACGATCCAAGAGGTCCCTGGAATTCTGTCACTTATACGTGCAACAAATCCGCCGATGAACGCCCTAACCTCTATCACGGTATAACGAATCCCAACACGGGAAAAGTTATTTGGCCCAAAAAGACCGCCGTTTGGAAATATGATGCGGCACGGCATAGAGAGAATGAATTGAGTGGCTTAGTTTGGTGGGGTGCGGGCGGTACAGCAAGAATGCCGCGGCTAAAGCGGTTCCTACATGAAATGGGCGATGTTGTGCCTAGATCGTTCTTCCATTATGATGACACTGGCCACACACAGGAAGCACGGTCAGAGCTGCTTGAAGTTCTGCCTGATTGTCCATTTACAACCCCAAAAACATCGCGCCTCATCCGTAGAATCATTGAACTGGCTACTAATCCAGGCGACCTTGTTCTAGATTCATTTGCTGGATCAGGAACAACTGGCCATGCTGTCCTGAGCCTTAATCATTTGGCACTAAATGAGGGCCCACGCCGCTTCATTCTCGTGGAGATGGAAAAGAAGATTGCAAGCGAAGTTACTGCCGAACGTGTACGTCGTGTGACAGAGGGATACACCAATGCAAAAGGCGAGCGCGTGGAGGGGCTTGGCGGCGGGTTCCGCTACTGCGAGTTAGGCGAGCCGTTGTTCGACGAGAACGGGAAAATTCGTGAGACGGTCGGCTTTGCCGACCTTGCGCGGCACGTCTACTTCAGCGAGACGGGCGAGCCGCTGCCGCGAGAGCGCGTCAACAAATCGCCCTTCCTCGGCGCGTGTCGAGGCGTCGGAATTTACCTGCTCTACAACGGCATCCTCGGCGACCAGAGCGCCAACGGCGGCAACGTCCTCACGCGCGCGGTCCTCGCGCAGCTTCCGCCGTTCGACGGGCAGAAAGTCATCTACTGCGCCGGCTGCCTGCTCGGCCGCGACCGGTTGCAGGCGGAGCGGATCATCATCCGCCAGACGCCTTACGAGATCAAAGTGAGTTGA